DNA from Desulfovibrio sp. X2:
AACCGGGGAGAGCCCGACGCGGCCCGCCCCGACCATGCATCAACCAGGAGGTACGGCATGAGCCGGACGAACAAACAGGCCGTGGAGCGGGCGCTGGCAAGCCCCCTCTCGCGGCGATCCTTCCTCGGCGGGCTGCTCGCTGCCGGAGCCCTGGCCACGCTGCCGGGGAGCCTGCTCAGGCCGCTCTCGGCCGAGGCGGAGCAGGTCTGGGAAGGGGGCTACCAGACGTTCCGCAACGCCTGCCCCCGCAACTGCTACGACACCTGCTCCATC
Protein-coding regions in this window:
- a CDS encoding twin-arginine translocation signal domain-containing protein encodes the protein MSRTNKQAVERALASPLSRRSFLGGLLAAGALATLPGSLLRPLSAEAEQVWEGGYQTFRNACPRNCYDTCSIVSYVKDGAVRFVEGADESTFTRGGLCVKGNSYVGRAYSPDRIKYP